The sequence below is a genomic window from Nocardia fluminea.
ATTGCGCCTGCACGTGGTGGCCGTACTCGTGCGCGAACACCGACAGGTACACCACCCAGTTGTCGCGGAACTGATCGGTCTGCAACTGGCTGATCGGCATGTAGATGGTCTTGTTCGCCGGGCAGTAGAAGGCGGCGAAGTTGCTCGTCGAACCCGTGCACGGGGTGGTGATGCCGTCGGTGGTCGCGGTGACGCTGAGCGTCGGCGACTCGAAGGGCAGATCGTTCTCCGCCAGCAGCGGTTTCCATGCCGACTCGAGGCACGTCGCGGCCGATTCGAAGAAGGCGCGCGCCTTGTCCACCTGGGTGCCCCACGGCGCGTAATCGCACGATGCCGGGACCAGGGTGCCGTCGGAGTCGGTGAGCAGTGGGTTGTCGCCGGTCGCGGCGGGCGCGGTGCCGGGCTGGGGGGTGTAGGTCGTGGTCGGTTTCGGGCCGATCGCGCCGATCCCGAGGTCGACGCCGGTATTGACGGCGTACTTCACCAGCCCGCCGACCAGCAGGAAGATGACGATCAGGATGGCCGAGGTGAAGCCACCGCCCCGCTTACGCGGCGGTGGAGTCGGCCTGCCCGGCGGCCCATAGGGCATCGGCGGCGGACGGTATCCCGGCGGCGGACCATATGCCGGATGCTGTCCATAACCCTGTGGATAGGCCTGCGGCTGTGGATAACCTTGCTGCCCGTAGCCCGGTGGTGGCCGGTATCCCGGGGGCGGACCATAGCCGGGGGGTGGTGGAACCGGTCGTCCACCTGGGCCGTTCGGCCCATAACCGTACGGTGGTTGAGTCACTCCCCCGTACCCCCCTCGTCTCATGAGTCATCGACAGCCGCTGACGCAGAATAGCAAGCTGTCTAGAGTAAGCACCCATGCTGACTTTTCGGGGGGGCGCCGCAGGCGCGCTGCTGCTCGCTGCGGCGGGATTGCTCGTGGCCGCGCCGGTAGCCCATACGGAGCCCTCGACCTCCGGTGTTTCGATCACCGCCGACCTCACCCTCACCGAAACCGGTGTGCTCGAGGTCATCGAGACTGTCGCGGTACCCGCCGACGGGAATTTCACGATGTCACTGCCGTTGCGCCTCAAGGTCGGTGACGACGTCGAACGGGTCTTCAAGGTCACCGATGTGACCGCCAGCGGTGCGGGCACCGCCACCACCGTCAACGACCAGTTCGTGGTCGAGGCGAAACCGGGCGAATCGAAGTTCACGTATACGGTGCACAACACCGTCTCCGACATGCCGGGCACGCAGGTGTTCCACTGGCTGGGCGTGCTCAACGCCGATATCGCCGTGCTCGATGTCTCGGTGATCAGCCCGAGCTTCCAAATGGGCATCGTGGACTGCAAACTCGGCTCGGCCGGCAATGCCAAGCCGTGCGCCGATGTCCACACCGAACCCGACGGTGTGCTCTATCTGCACCAGACCGATCTGCGCAAAGGCGATGCCATCGACCTCACCTTGCAGATGCCCCCGGGCACCGTGCCCGCGAATGCCGATGTGCGCGGCGGCGGTACGGGTCCCTTCGCCTTCACCACGCCGGTCCTCGCGGCGTTCGGCGCTTTCCTGCTCGCGCTGGCCGCCATGGTCGCCTATGTCCTGCTGGCGCGAAAGCGGGCCGCCGCCGCGGTGGCGGGCAGCGACGCCTTCGATCCGCTGATCCAGCAGGGCGGCCGCGTCGAATTCACCTCCCCCGACGGGGTGCTGCCCGGTGAGGCAGGCCTGATCATCGACGAACACGCCGATCCGGTCGACATCGCCGCCACCGTCGTCGATCTCGCTGTGCGGCGCTACCTGTGGATCACCCCCGTGAACGCGCGCGGTGAGGACGATTGGCGGATCAGCCGCGTCAACGCCCCCGACGACCAGCTGCGCGAATACGAGCGCACCGTCTACGACATGCTGCTCCCCGAGGGCACCGACACCGTCGCCGTCCGCGAGCTGCGTGCCCCCGGCCGCCTGCAACTGGACCCGATCCGCGCCGCCATGCGCAACGACGCCGTCGCCACCGGCGCCTTCGCCGATCCCGCACAGCGCGCGCTGCCCCGCTGGATCGGCGCCGCCCTGATCGTCCTCGGCCTGATCATCACGGTCACCCTCGCCCTGACCGCGGGCCACGCCCTGGTCGGCGTAGCCATCGCCCTGGCAGGCGGAGCCGCCGTGCTGCTCCCCAACTATCTCCCCACCCGAACCCCCCTCGGCGACACGGTCGCAGGCCGGATTCGCGCCATGCACCGCGGCCTCGACACCGTCGTCCGCGACCGAATCCCCCCCATCGACCAGGAAACGATCTTCTCCCGCGCCCTGCCCTACACGGTGATCAGCGGCCGCGCCGACAACTGGATCCGCACCTTCCGCGACATGAACCCCGCAGCCGATTCACAACCCGGCCTCTACTGGTTCGCCGGCTACGACCGAGACCCCAACCTCCACCGCTTCGCCGCCCAATTCCCGTTCTTCATCACGGCACTGGAAGGCGCCTTCAACCCGCGCTGACCCACCTGGACATACGAAAGGCCCTGCTGCTCACCAAGAGCCGCAGGGCCTTTCGCTGCTCACACCCGCCGGATAGCCGCCAGCGGATCCGCGTACAGCGCGCTCAACGAAGTGACCACCGCCGCGAACTCCTGAACCTTGCCCCCGAATCCACTGATCCGAATATCCGTGGCCGCCAACTGCGTACTCTGCGAAAACGCCCGAGCCACGTGCCCCAGCGCGGGCCGGTACCCCGTAAAAGCCTGCCCGCCCAGCACAACTCGATCCGGGTTCAGCATGTCCCGAACCAACGCGACGGTCTGTCCGAGCATTGTCGCCCGCTCCGCGAGCAATTCCCGCGCCGACTCCGACCCGGACTCGGCCGCCCGATACAGATCGTTGATCGTGGTCCCGGCAGTCCCGTTGTGCGCCGGAATGATTCCGCGACCGACAGCCCGAGCCTGCAGCGCCCGATCGCCGACGGTCACTTCCAAGCATCCACGCCGGCCGCAGGTGCACTGCACGTCGGAGCCTGTCGGCAGATGCGCGATCGACCCCGGTCCATTGCTCGGGGTGTGCACCCGGCCGTCGAGAGTGACGGCGATGCCCGCGGTCTCACGGACGTAGAAGTAGAGGCTGCTGCCGTGCTGGGCAGCGGGAAGTTCGGTATCGGGCTCGGGCCTGCGCGCATCGAAGGTGGGCAGCAGCAGCTCCGAGGCAGCCATCGCCTCGACGTGTGGTGCGACGGAAACCGGCAGTTCGAGCACATCGCCGAGCACCTGCCCGATCGGCGCGCCCTTCCATTCCAGCTTCGGATGGTCGACCACACCGCTCTGCGGATCCACCCGGCCACCGATGGCCACACCGGCCCACAGCGGCGTCCGCCGATGCCACCGCTGCAGGAACGCCTTGGCGCTGCGCGCGACGGTGGTGACCGCGAATTCCTGCCCGGTCTGGGGTGTCGCGATGGCGAGACCGCCGAGAATCCGGCCGCGCAGGTCAGCGGCGACGATCTTGGTCGCCTCGGCGCCGATGTGAATGCCCAACGTGAGGTAGGCGTCGTGATCGATCTCGAAGGGCACCCGAGGCCTGCCGACAGCGCCCGCCGCGGTCAGATCCGGCCGCTCACGCAGCAGGCCCGCCGAAAGCAGCGACGCCACTTGACGATTCACGGTGGCGATACTCAAACCCGTTGCCCGCGCGGCATTGTCGCGCGAAACCGGGCCGGAGGCGGCGGTTCGCAGCACCGCGGCGGCTGGGTTGTCACTGCGCCGAAGCTCCGGCGGCACAACGGGACGGGAAACACGAGGACGACCAGCGCCGGTCCGGGAGACGGGGCGATCGATGATCGGAGCAGACATATGAAGTTCCTTGCCAAAAATCCCGTTATCCCAACGGGATTGCCTACACGTGGGGCGTGGCAGCTCGCGAACCTGAGG
It includes:
- a CDS encoding ROK family transcriptional regulator — translated: MSAPIIDRPVSRTGAGRPRVSRPVVPPELRRSDNPAAAVLRTAASGPVSRDNAARATGLSIATVNRQVASLLSAGLLRERPDLTAAGAVGRPRVPFEIDHDAYLTLGIHIGAEATKIVAADLRGRILGGLAIATPQTGQEFAVTTVARSAKAFLQRWHRRTPLWAGVAIGGRVDPQSGVVDHPKLEWKGAPIGQVLGDVLELPVSVAPHVEAMAASELLLPTFDARRPEPDTELPAAQHGSSLYFYVRETAGIAVTLDGRVHTPSNGPGSIAHLPTGSDVQCTCGRRGCLEVTVGDRALQARAVGRGIIPAHNGTAGTTINDLYRAAESGSESARELLAERATMLGQTVALVRDMLNPDRVVLGGQAFTGYRPALGHVARAFSQSTQLAATDIRISGFGGKVQEFAAVVTSLSALYADPLAAIRRV
- a CDS encoding neutral zinc metallopeptidase — encoded protein: MPYGPPGRPTPPPRKRGGGFTSAILIVIFLLVGGLVKYAVNTGVDLGIGAIGPKPTTTYTPQPGTAPAATGDNPLLTDSDGTLVPASCDYAPWGTQVDKARAFFESAATCLESAWKPLLAENDLPFESPTLSVTATTDGITTPCTGSTSNFAAFYCPANKTIYMPISQLQTDQFRDNWVVYLSVFAHEYGHHVQAQSGVLRKANSERVDAGARSPKGLELSRRVELQANCFDGMFIASSKGGGSLTSSQVTVATKDSYGRGDGPGDMRDHGTAEHGGQWFETGLDRNLTAQCNTFTVPASEVN
- a CDS encoding DUF2207 family protein, giving the protein MLTFRGGAAGALLLAAAGLLVAAPVAHTEPSTSGVSITADLTLTETGVLEVIETVAVPADGNFTMSLPLRLKVGDDVERVFKVTDVTASGAGTATTVNDQFVVEAKPGESKFTYTVHNTVSDMPGTQVFHWLGVLNADIAVLDVSVISPSFQMGIVDCKLGSAGNAKPCADVHTEPDGVLYLHQTDLRKGDAIDLTLQMPPGTVPANADVRGGGTGPFAFTTPVLAAFGAFLLALAAMVAYVLLARKRAAAAVAGSDAFDPLIQQGGRVEFTSPDGVLPGEAGLIIDEHADPVDIAATVVDLAVRRYLWITPVNARGEDDWRISRVNAPDDQLREYERTVYDMLLPEGTDTVAVRELRAPGRLQLDPIRAAMRNDAVATGAFADPAQRALPRWIGAALIVLGLIITVTLALTAGHALVGVAIALAGGAAVLLPNYLPTRTPLGDTVAGRIRAMHRGLDTVVRDRIPPIDQETIFSRALPYTVISGRADNWIRTFRDMNPAADSQPGLYWFAGYDRDPNLHRFAAQFPFFITALEGAFNPR